A single region of the Azospirillum fermentarium genome encodes:
- a CDS encoding tetratricopeptide repeat protein — MHILRLQQLSRREDGRFPINVTWCEEDSQITHVIGLSAAEIDRAIRKELRWYFENFLDQLYDSPTRLRALRLEKRMADLGEALFCELFSTKDGASSLWSRIHTLLADTRIEIATGVPDAMALPWEFLQDPNSKKPLALSVRAFVRVSSEDAIGHHGVDLHDEQKLRILLVICRPDGPIDVPFRSVASGLVKELREAGSQQAELTLLRPPTYSHFGEVLAKAQAAGKPFHLVHFDGHGTYGLLGEGATTPRGYIIFEDQTAVGWKKFVNGHELGTLLRRNGVAGLVLNACQSADAADADQANTQGSLAQEAVNAGLNAVLAMRYSIYVDTAARYVRRFYELLGSGRSFGDAATAARETLSAQRVREIGGENVEFHDWSVPVAFESQSLSLLPMRKEKTIPVRDGGLRHDALPASPVIGFIGRDNTLLALDRAFDAHKIVLLHAYAGSGKTTTAIEFARWYRDTGGNITDVWFESFETYKPLARVLDRVEEAFGEVLVARGINWAARSVAERAAVALDILRQIPVLWIWDNVETVTGFPTGSPSNWSAAEQSELREFLTHLCGTQARILLTSRQDEQGWLGALPVRVSLGRMPMRERLEMAAKMADHHQRGKGATATLRPLLEWTEGNPMTLTVVVGQALRDNLITEDCVAAYIERLRAGEQSFDDDVSQGRGRSLGASLDYGFNEGFSTDERILLSLLHLFQGVVDTGVLVMMGEDWNPGRAAPYAGLGYPVWTELLNRAAELGLLTAWGKVYYGVHPVLPWFLKSRFDQSFPDSTLPVRAWSEAIGHLAEVWSDSFSHGDYAALDVLRTQGSNLFRARSLALQHGWWEPAVSVTGGLEHFLTSDGRWAAWEELVAPVIPLVEDRTTGDPLLGREAKWSLTMGFRARLAERNRDFDTAIAFLAKQVTVDRRLAGHALITDPISSDDCNQRSIGHLAVSLQEFGRLQSRTGDSSCITALQEAKTLFERLGRRREVALNAFNIGQAYLLSGTTTQDLAAAEAAYRESLERHVEDDRLGRAKCYGQLGIVAWRRFEIMRRAGVDWNIQVGQLRAAVNSHHQALILFPSDAHIGRAVTHSFLGAIFSTLGDHDAAINHFQKSIYYRELEGNYYFVAESRYNLAIVFCESHRFEDALDYARVALAFYETLGDQAAGKVTMTRRLIARIEAHDVRNCNQRAPQ; from the coding sequence ATGCACATACTGCGTCTTCAGCAGCTATCCAGGCGAGAAGATGGGCGCTTTCCGATTAATGTTACATGGTGCGAGGAAGATAGCCAAATTACCCATGTGATCGGTCTGAGCGCCGCTGAAATCGACCGCGCCATACGCAAGGAACTGCGGTGGTATTTCGAGAATTTCTTGGACCAACTGTACGACAGCCCCACTCGTCTGCGCGCATTGCGCCTGGAAAAGCGCATGGCGGACCTCGGTGAAGCATTGTTCTGCGAACTCTTCTCGACAAAGGACGGTGCCTCCAGCCTATGGTCACGCATTCATACCCTTCTTGCGGATACCCGTATCGAGATTGCGACGGGCGTGCCGGATGCAATGGCGCTTCCCTGGGAGTTTCTACAGGATCCAAACTCCAAGAAGCCGTTGGCATTAAGTGTCCGTGCGTTCGTGCGGGTTTCTTCTGAAGACGCTATCGGACATCACGGAGTTGATCTACATGACGAGCAGAAACTACGCATCCTGTTGGTTATTTGTCGGCCGGACGGGCCTATTGATGTACCTTTCCGTTCGGTGGCAAGCGGATTGGTCAAGGAATTAAGAGAGGCTGGTAGTCAACAGGCCGAACTTACCCTTCTACGCCCTCCGACCTACTCTCATTTCGGCGAGGTGCTGGCGAAAGCTCAGGCGGCAGGCAAACCATTCCACCTTGTGCATTTCGACGGCCACGGTACTTATGGCCTCTTGGGTGAGGGCGCCACCACTCCGCGTGGTTATATTATCTTTGAAGATCAGACGGCCGTCGGATGGAAGAAGTTCGTTAACGGCCATGAACTGGGGACGTTATTGCGTCGGAACGGCGTGGCAGGATTGGTGCTAAACGCTTGCCAGTCAGCCGATGCAGCCGACGCCGATCAGGCCAACACACAAGGCTCGTTGGCGCAGGAAGCGGTGAATGCGGGCCTTAACGCTGTTCTTGCTATGCGTTATTCCATTTATGTCGACACAGCAGCCCGCTATGTCCGGCGGTTTTATGAGCTGCTGGGGAGCGGAAGAAGCTTTGGTGATGCGGCTACTGCTGCGCGTGAGACGCTGTCCGCTCAGCGCGTGCGCGAGATCGGCGGAGAAAATGTCGAATTTCACGATTGGTCGGTGCCGGTAGCGTTTGAATCGCAGTCACTCTCGCTGCTGCCGATGCGTAAGGAGAAGACGATCCCCGTCCGGGACGGTGGCTTAAGGCATGATGCGCTGCCGGCCTCGCCCGTTATCGGCTTTATCGGGCGCGATAATACCCTTCTGGCCCTGGATCGTGCCTTTGATGCGCACAAAATCGTGCTGCTCCACGCATATGCTGGCAGTGGCAAGACTACCACCGCCATCGAGTTTGCCCGCTGGTACCGTGACACCGGCGGCAACATAACAGATGTGTGGTTCGAAAGCTTTGAAACCTATAAGCCGCTCGCTCGAGTGCTTGATCGTGTTGAAGAAGCCTTTGGCGAAGTGTTAGTAGCCAGAGGCATCAACTGGGCTGCGCGTAGCGTTGCCGAACGTGCCGCTGTCGCACTCGACATCCTTCGACAGATACCGGTGCTGTGGATTTGGGACAATGTTGAAACGGTCACGGGTTTCCCCACCGGCTCGCCCTCGAACTGGAGCGCTGCGGAACAGTCTGAACTGCGGGAGTTCCTCACGCACTTGTGCGGCACCCAGGCTCGCATCCTGCTAACCTCACGTCAGGACGAGCAGGGCTGGCTTGGCGCCTTGCCGGTACGGGTGTCGTTGGGTCGCATGCCTATGCGCGAGCGGCTGGAGATGGCGGCGAAGATGGCGGACCATCACCAGCGTGGAAAAGGGGCAACCGCAACGCTTCGGCCGTTGTTGGAGTGGACTGAAGGTAATCCTATGACCCTCACCGTGGTTGTAGGGCAGGCGCTGCGCGATAACCTCATTACCGAGGACTGCGTCGCAGCCTATATCGAGCGTCTTAGGGCCGGAGAACAATCTTTCGACGACGACGTCAGCCAGGGTCGCGGGCGCTCTCTGGGCGCTTCCCTCGACTACGGCTTTAATGAGGGTTTCAGCACCGACGAACGGATCTTGCTTTCCCTGCTTCACCTGTTCCAGGGAGTGGTTGATACCGGTGTACTGGTCATGATGGGCGAGGACTGGAATCCAGGACGGGCCGCGCCCTATGCCGGGCTCGGATACCCTGTCTGGACCGAACTTCTCAACCGTGCGGCTGAACTTGGTCTGCTTACGGCTTGGGGCAAGGTATATTACGGTGTTCATCCTGTCCTGCCCTGGTTTCTCAAGTCCCGTTTCGACCAGTCGTTCCCCGACTCCACTTTGCCCGTCCGCGCCTGGAGCGAAGCGATCGGGCACTTGGCTGAGGTCTGGTCGGATAGTTTTTCTCACGGCGACTACGCCGCCCTCGACGTGCTGAGGACTCAAGGGAGCAATCTGTTCCGCGCCCGCTCCCTAGCCTTGCAGCATGGTTGGTGGGAACCGGCAGTAAGCGTGACGGGAGGATTGGAGCACTTTCTCACCAGTGATGGCCGCTGGGCCGCTTGGGAAGAACTTGTCGCCCCCGTCATCCCCTTGGTGGAAGACCGGACCACAGGTGATCCTTTGCTTGGCCGCGAGGCCAAGTGGTCGCTAACAATGGGTTTCCGGGCGCGGCTCGCTGAACGCAACCGAGACTTCGACACAGCCATCGCTTTTTTGGCGAAGCAAGTGACGGTAGATCGACGTCTCGCCGGCCACGCCCTCATTACCGATCCAATCAGCTCGGATGACTGCAATCAACGTTCCATTGGGCACTTGGCGGTTAGTTTGCAAGAGTTTGGCCGCCTTCAGTCCCGTACTGGCGACTCGTCCTGTATCACCGCCCTGCAGGAGGCGAAAACGTTGTTTGAGCGCCTTGGCAGGCGCCGTGAAGTTGCACTCAACGCCTTTAATATCGGACAAGCCTACCTGCTGAGCGGAACGACAACCCAGGATCTCGCCGCTGCAGAAGCTGCATACCGGGAAAGTCTCGAACGGCACGTTGAAGACGACCGTCTCGGTCGAGCAAAATGCTACGGTCAGTTGGGTATTGTTGCCTGGAGGCGCTTTGAAATCATGCGTCGTGCAGGCGTCGACTGGAACATCCAAGTGGGCCAATTGCGCGCAGCTGTTAATAGTCATCACCAAGCGCTCATCCTATTCCCCTCTGATGCCCATATCGGTCGAGCAGTGACGCATAGTTTTTTGGGGGCAATCTTTTCCACCCTGGGCGATCATGACGCAGCAATCAATCATTTTCAGAAATCTATATACTATCGCGAATTGGAAGGTAATTATTATTTTGTAGCGGAGTCTCGCTACAACCTTGCCATTGTCTTTTGCGAATCTCATCGCTTTGAAGACGCTCTCGATTACGCGCGCGTAGCGTTGGCTTTCTATGAAACTCTTGGTGATCAGGCTGCCGGTAAGGTCACGATGACCCGGCGTCTGATTGCTCGAATTGAAGCTCACGATGTACGTAATTGCAACCAAAGGGCACCTCAATGA
- a CDS encoding type IV toxin-antitoxin system AbiEi family antitoxin domain-containing protein, whose amino-acid sequence MILERPSSLASYAQELLSRGRIVFSREDAMQALGVSHGAFLDAAERLQRRRHLISPRRGFYVVVPPQFLNWGAPPPPWYIDDLMRHAGQPYYVALLKAAELHGASHQAVMEFQVVTDKQMPPTKAGRSVIAYYYRKDMDAVSAGIEERKTDTGRMHVSSPELTALDLIRYPRAGGGLDNIATVLNELGERLDAGRLADLAAAFERSVLQRLGYLLERVGRPNVAAGLHEQVSDTASWVELDPAEAADPDFAPEPVERNRRWHVIARRTPEVDE is encoded by the coding sequence ATGATTCTGGAAAGACCGTCGTCCCTGGCCAGCTATGCCCAGGAGTTGCTGTCCAGGGGACGAATCGTTTTCTCCCGCGAGGACGCGATGCAAGCCCTGGGAGTCAGCCACGGTGCGTTCCTGGACGCCGCAGAGCGGCTGCAACGCCGACGGCACCTCATCAGTCCGCGGCGGGGCTTCTATGTGGTCGTGCCACCGCAATTCCTGAACTGGGGAGCCCCACCGCCCCCCTGGTACATTGACGACCTCATGCGCCACGCCGGACAGCCCTATTACGTCGCCCTGCTTAAGGCGGCAGAGCTGCACGGCGCGTCGCACCAGGCGGTGATGGAGTTCCAGGTCGTCACCGACAAGCAGATGCCGCCAACCAAGGCGGGCCGCTCGGTGATCGCCTACTACTACCGGAAAGACATGGATGCGGTGTCGGCCGGCATCGAAGAGCGCAAGACCGATACCGGCCGCATGCACGTGTCGTCCCCCGAGCTGACCGCGCTCGATCTCATCCGCTATCCTCGTGCCGGCGGCGGGCTGGACAACATCGCGACGGTGCTGAACGAACTCGGCGAGCGGCTCGACGCCGGGAGGCTCGCCGACCTCGCCGCCGCGTTCGAGCGATCGGTCCTGCAACGGCTCGGCTATCTCCTTGAGCGGGTCGGCCGCCCCAACGTGGCCGCGGGCCTGCACGAACAGGTGTCGGACACCGCGTCCTGGGTCGAGCTTGATCCGGCGGAAGCCGCCGATCCGGACTTCGCCCCGGAACCGGTCGAACGCAACAGGCGCTGGCATGTGATTGCCCGACGCACGCCCGAGGTGGACGAATGA
- a CDS encoding nucleotidyl transferase AbiEii/AbiGii toxin family protein, with translation MIPQLNITAWSTIVPWGDPRQVEQDLIIARALAELFSDPVLKEELRFRGGTALNKLHFPAPLRYSEDIDLVRTTAGPIGPILDRTRTVLEPWLGHANFDQSPVAPKLRFRVPAENDPGVQIRLKVEINTYEIEAYDPPLILPYSVENPWFAGQAEIATFSREEMLATKLRALLQRDKGRDLFDLSHALDVFHGLNVARVVECFGLYLARADQRIPRAEAERRMFGKLSKPTFLRDMRPLLPPSLADHLDEESIKRAFAYVFSTFIQKLPGDAWSKTDEMTERFGIRIETGHV, from the coding sequence ATGATCCCGCAACTCAACATCACAGCGTGGAGCACCATCGTGCCGTGGGGAGACCCGCGGCAGGTGGAGCAGGATCTCATCATCGCCCGCGCGCTTGCCGAGCTGTTCTCAGATCCGGTGCTGAAGGAGGAGCTTCGCTTTCGCGGCGGCACCGCGCTCAACAAGCTGCACTTCCCAGCGCCGCTGCGTTACTCCGAGGACATCGACCTCGTCCGGACGACCGCGGGGCCGATCGGTCCGATCCTCGACCGCACCCGCACTGTCCTTGAGCCCTGGTTGGGCCATGCCAATTTCGATCAGAGCCCGGTCGCCCCGAAGCTGCGTTTCCGGGTGCCGGCCGAGAACGATCCGGGCGTGCAGATCCGTCTCAAGGTCGAGATCAACACCTATGAGATCGAGGCTTACGATCCACCGCTCATATTGCCCTACAGCGTCGAGAACCCCTGGTTCGCGGGGCAGGCGGAAATCGCTACGTTCTCGCGCGAGGAGATGCTCGCGACGAAGCTGCGCGCCCTCCTGCAACGCGATAAGGGACGCGATCTCTTCGACCTCTCCCATGCACTCGATGTGTTCCATGGCCTGAACGTTGCCCGGGTGGTCGAGTGTTTTGGCCTCTACCTTGCGCGTGCGGATCAACGTATCCCTCGGGCCGAAGCGGAACGGCGGATGTTCGGCAAGTTGAGCAAGCCGACCTTCTTGCGCGACATGCGCCCGCTGCTGCCGCCATCCTTAGCGGATCACCTGGACGAGGAAAGCATCAAACGAGCATTCGCTTATGTGTTCAGCACCTTCATCCAGAAGCTGCCCGGCGATGCCTGGAGCAAAACCGACGAGATGACGGAGCGCTTTGGGATCAGGATCGAAACAGGGCACGTCTGA
- a CDS encoding LysR family transcriptional regulator: MELRHLRHLNVLAETGSFHRAARRLGLRQPALSQSIRSLEAEVGVQLVSRTHSGSRLTQAGSVFLAEVDRILTDLNSAVLIARSVANEGVGPLRLGIAAEAATGRLMRVLQIFSDKYSQKITVNDGSPSHLLSMLGDRRLDLLLVPLPVFQSNVSCELIWQEDIHLVLSSSHPLTVETAIDLHRLSEELIIVEQQSIAVGVTAMFLDALRDIGVEPRVCASVFHQETRLALIVAGIGVAVQPASIQQFLGISGLVARPLIPRLSLTIAAVWPESGMTPLAQQFIELVRLPNSPTVMRVASDDLTKPSLSK; encoded by the coding sequence ATGGAATTGCGGCATTTACGTCATCTGAATGTTCTGGCGGAAACAGGCAGCTTTCATCGTGCGGCTCGCCGACTCGGTTTGCGTCAACCGGCCCTCAGCCAATCGATCCGGTCGCTCGAAGCGGAAGTCGGTGTGCAACTTGTATCGCGCACCCACTCTGGCAGCCGCTTGACGCAAGCTGGCAGTGTGTTTCTGGCCGAAGTTGACCGTATTCTTACCGATCTCAATTCAGCTGTCCTGATCGCCCGATCCGTAGCGAATGAAGGAGTGGGGCCGTTACGTCTCGGCATTGCTGCTGAAGCCGCTACTGGCCGGCTAATGAGAGTATTGCAAATATTTTCTGATAAATATAGTCAAAAAATTACTGTTAATGATGGCTCTCCATCACACCTACTTTCTATGCTTGGCGATAGAAGACTTGATCTATTGCTTGTACCGCTTCCTGTTTTTCAAAGTAATGTTAGCTGTGAGCTGATATGGCAGGAGGATATACATCTTGTGCTATCGTCTTCCCACCCGCTAACGGTGGAAACTGCTATCGATCTCCATAGACTTTCTGAAGAGCTTATAATTGTTGAGCAGCAGAGTATTGCCGTTGGCGTCACCGCAATGTTTCTTGATGCACTTCGGGATATTGGTGTTGAGCCGCGTGTTTGTGCATCTGTTTTTCATCAGGAAACTCGATTGGCACTGATTGTCGCAGGTATCGGCGTGGCTGTACAACCTGCATCTATTCAGCAATTTCTGGGCATATCAGGGCTTGTTGCTCGTCCCCTGATACCACGGTTAAGTCTTACCATTGCCGCTGTGTGGCCGGAATCAGGTATGACACCGCTGGCGCAGCAGTTCATTGAGCTTGTGCGTTTACCAAATTCTCCAACCGTTATGAGGGTGGCTTCAGACGACCTAACAAAACCATCTCTCAGTAAGTGA
- a CDS encoding electron transfer flavoprotein subunit alpha/FixB family protein — protein MAILILAEHDSATLKRVTLSVIAAAQKIGGEIHVLVAGQGAGAVAEATARATGVVKVLLADDAVYTHQLAEPLAALLVSLAPQYSHVLAAATSMGKNVLPRVAALLDVAQISEITAVVAADTFERPIYAGNAIATVRSSDGVKVITVRTTAFEPVTETGSAPVEALAAAADPGVSSFVSAELSTSERPELTSARVVISGGRGLQSGENFHLLEAVADKLGAAVGASRAAVDAGYVPNDYQVGQTGKIVAPELYIAVGISGAIQHLAGMKDSKVIVAINKDEEAPIFQVADYGLVADLFKAVPELKDAL, from the coding sequence ATGGCGATCCTGATCCTTGCCGAACACGACAGCGCGACGCTCAAGCGCGTCACTTTGTCCGTCATCGCCGCCGCGCAAAAGATCGGCGGCGAGATCCACGTCCTGGTCGCCGGGCAGGGCGCCGGTGCCGTCGCCGAGGCGACCGCCAGGGCTACGGGTGTGGTCAAGGTGCTGTTGGCCGACGACGCGGTGTACACGCACCAGCTGGCCGAGCCGCTGGCGGCGCTGCTGGTCAGCCTCGCCCCGCAGTACAGCCATGTGCTGGCGGCAGCGACCTCGATGGGCAAGAACGTGCTGCCACGAGTGGCGGCGCTGCTCGACGTTGCACAGATCTCGGAGATCACCGCGGTGGTGGCGGCGGACACCTTCGAGCGGCCGATCTACGCTGGCAACGCGATCGCCACGGTCCGGTCGTCGGACGGCGTGAAGGTGATCACGGTGCGCACCACCGCCTTCGAGCCGGTCACCGAGACCGGTTCGGCACCGGTGGAGGCGCTCGCGGCGGCGGCTGATCCGGGGGTATCGTCGTTCGTGTCGGCGGAACTGTCCACGTCGGAGCGTCCGGAGCTGACGTCGGCGCGGGTGGTGATCTCCGGCGGTCGCGGCCTGCAGTCGGGGGAGAACTTCCACCTGTTGGAGGCGGTGGCCGACAAGCTGGGGGCCGCGGTGGGGGCGAGCCGCGCGGCAGTGGACGCCGGGTACGTGCCGAACGACTACCAGGTCGGGCAGACCGGCAAGATCGTGGCGCCGGAGCTGTACATCGCCGTCGGCATCTCCGGGGCGATCCAGCACCTCGCCGGCATGAAGGACAGCAAGGTGATCGTCGCCATCAACAAGGACGAGGAGGCACCGATCTTCCAGGTTGCCGACTACGGCCTCGTCGCCGACCTTTTCAAGGCGGTGCCGGAATTGAAAGACGCGCTCTGA
- a CDS encoding electron transfer flavoprotein subunit beta/FixA family protein — translation MKVLVPAKRVIDYNVKVRVKADGSGVETANVKMSMNPFDEIAVEEAVRLKEAGMATEIIAVSIGPAAAQETLRTALAMGADRAILVQTDAEVQPLGVAKALKALVEKEAPQLVLLGKQAIDDDCNQTGQMLAALLGWPQGTFASKVAPGDAVLTVTREIDGGLETIELTLPAVVTTDLRLNEPRYASLPNIMKAKKKPLDTVTPDSLGVDVAPRLTTQKVAEPPKRKAGIKVADVASLVDKLKTEARVI, via the coding sequence ATGAAAGTATTGGTTCCGGCTAAGCGGGTGATCGACTACAACGTGAAGGTCCGCGTGAAGGCGGACGGCTCGGGCGTGGAGACTGCCAACGTCAAGATGTCGATGAACCCTTTCGACGAGATCGCCGTCGAAGAGGCGGTGCGCCTGAAGGAGGCCGGCATGGCCACTGAGATCATTGCCGTCTCCATCGGCCCCGCCGCCGCCCAGGAGACGCTGCGCACCGCACTCGCCATGGGTGCGGATCGCGCCATCCTGGTTCAGACCGATGCTGAGGTGCAGCCCCTCGGCGTCGCCAAGGCCCTGAAGGCGCTGGTCGAGAAGGAAGCCCCGCAGCTGGTGCTCCTCGGCAAGCAGGCGATCGACGACGACTGCAACCAGACCGGCCAGATGCTCGCCGCCCTCTTGGGCTGGCCGCAGGGCACTTTCGCCTCTAAGGTGGCGCCCGGTGACGCCGTGCTGACGGTGACGCGCGAGATCGACGGCGGCCTGGAGACCATCGAGCTGACGCTGCCGGCGGTGGTCACCACCGACCTGCGCCTGAACGAGCCGCGCTACGCCTCGCTGCCGAACATCATGAAGGCGAAGAAGAAGCCGCTCGACACCGTCACGCCGGACAGCCTGGGCGTGGATGTGGCGCCGCGCCTGACGACGCAGAAGGTGGCCGAGCCGCCGAAGCGCAAGGCCGGCATCAAGGTGGCCGACGTGGCCTCCCTCGTCGACAAGCTCAAGACCGAAGCGCGGGTGATCTGA